The following proteins are co-located in the Eublepharis macularius isolate TG4126 chromosome 5, MPM_Emac_v1.0, whole genome shotgun sequence genome:
- the LEMD2 gene encoding LEM domain-containing protein 2, whose product MAAVGLSDAELRAELLALGYQPGPITDSTRKLYAKKLTRLRAEVAAGLRSRGSRSPLQGSSSPARPKPAASGSPKVTPRARVLVRRESEEDEDEEEEGGGSYQLSRRDAAPASKALSQRTHWGIDSGVASGRSPLTAGAGIVPSSSWAGSGGLTPTRTRLETGGGWACSYPRDTPDRLTSSSQYGTASTGGGVGLSSSKWWEREQGTTSSAPWESIRGGSSIGFSNRTHLETERKITPNSYLRSGREGLSYRTPATTTEKEVALSSRSSKAQWSTGGELSPSAGRDGTCQGVSLRPKIQGTGRKDRGLEFYLSWFLWLATLGLLIIFLGILWVKMMGPARLQGAEEDMKLLSMDCSERTNNYCQAKQEEIVMNILYELYNYLAIQAGKFECGNAENLESKCIQVREARDYIENVTGSSAEEFRGALQWLLDNHKDSGIWLQGDDPSEEVITVDQVVCLESTRPRMSLGCRFHRALSTAITNLFIFFWSLAFLWGILILLKYYWRKREEEERAMYKMVQKIIGAVQSHYKEWEQNLERYPYVGILHIRDTLIPPQDRKIMKRIWDQAVDFIASNESRIQTESHRVAGEDMLVWRWTQPSYLSDSER is encoded by the exons ATGGCTGCAGTGGGGCTGTCAGACGCAGAACTGCGGGCGGAACTGCTGGCTCTGGGCTACCAGCCGGGGCCTATCACTGATTCCACCCGCAAGCTCTACGCCAAGAAGCTCACCCGCCTACGGGCTGAGGTGGCCGCTGGCCTGAGGAGCCGCGGTAGCCGGTCGCCCCTTCAGGGCTCGAGCAGCCCGGCGAGGCCCAAGCCGGCCGCCAGTGGCAGCCCCAAAGTAACTCCTCGGGCCCGCGTCCTGGTTAGGAGAGAGAGTGAGGAGGATGAGGACGAGGAAGAAGAGGGCGGCGGGAGTTACCAGCTATCTCGCAGGGACGCGGCGCCGGCCAGCAAAGCGTTATCCCAGAGAACCCACTGGGGGATAGATAGCGGGGTGGCCTCCGGGAGGAGTCCGCTGACGGCGGGAGCGGGGATAGTCCCCAGCAGCTCTTGGGCAGGAAGTGGCGGGTTAACCCCAACGAGGACCCGACTGGAGACGGGAGGTGGATGGGCATGTTCTTATCCGAGAGACACCCCAGACAGGCTCACTTCCAGCAGCCAGTATGGGACAGCCTCGAcaggaggaggcgtggggctaaGTTCTAGCAAGTGGTGGGAGAGGGAGCAGGGCACCACCTCCAGCGCCCCTTGGGAATCAATCCGGGGAGGAAGCAGCATAGGCTTTAGTAATAGGACCCATTTAGAGACAGAAAGGAAGATAACTCCCAACTCCTATTTGAGATCAGGCAGGGAGGGGTTAAGTTATAGGACCCCCGCGACGACAACAGAGAAAGAAGTGGCGTTATCTTCCAGAAGCTCCAAAGCCCAGTGGAGTACAGGGGGAGAATTAAGCCCAAGTGCTGGTAGGGATGGGACATGTCAAGGTGTAAGTTTGAGACCCAAAATTCAGGGCACAGGAAGAAAGGACAGGGGGCTGGAATTTTATCTCTCCTGGTTCttgtggctggcaaccctagggctgtTGATAATTTTCTTGGGCATCCTTTGGGTGAAGATGATGGGACCTGCCCGACTGCAAGGGGCTGAGGAGGACA TGAAGCTGTTGTCCATGGACTGTTCAGAAAGGACAAATAAT TACTGTCAAGCAAAACAGGAAGAAATAGTAATGAACATACTATATGAGTTATATAATTATCTTGCAATACAGGCTG gcaaaTTTGAGTGTGGAAATGCTGAGAATCTAGAAAGTAAATGCATTCAGGTCAGAGAAGCAAGAGATTATATAGAG AATGTGACTGGCAGCTCTGCAGAAGAGTTTAGGGGTGCCTTGCAGTGGTTACTTGACAATCACAAGGATTCTGGTATATG GTTACAAGGTGATGATCCTTCAGAAGAAGTTATTACTGTGGACCAGGTGGTTTGTCTTGAGTCTACCCGTCCTCGAATGAGTTTAGGATGCCGTTTCCACCGAGCACTAAGCACAGCTATTACAAACCTATTTATATTTTTTTGGA GTTTAGCTTTCCTTTGGGGGATTTTGATTCTCCTGAAGTATTACTGGcggaaaagagaagaggaagagcgGGCCATGTATAAAATGGTGCAGAAAATCATAG GTGCCGTCCAGAGTCACTACAAAGAGTGGGAACAGAATCTGGAACGGTACCCCTATGTAGGCATCCTGCACATCAGAGACACACTCATCCCACCACAGGACAG